Proteins found in one Methanospirillum hungatei JF-1 genomic segment:
- a CDS encoding methyl-accepting chemotaxis protein yields the protein MVMKVRHWLDNATIGQKIILICLILVIVPTITLGYVAYSSAEVTIKNDIRMSLEMQTADITEETKTVYDLTQVKVNSDLNVLRQLFYEKGKPSIVNGELILGSSYRVNNNFEIVDEVQELLGGAATVFQKKGNQAIRISTNVIGEDGKRAVGTPVSDAVYDAVINKGQTYYGTANVVGKKYITAYEPIKDASGDIIGILFVGVEEANTIGLLQDQIREKKIGEHGYMYILDSTGKLLLHPSLEGQDMTSYDFVKKIIAEKTGYQEYPWQGTQKIAAYDYFEPFDWIIVASSDLSDFTGPLDTIRNTIILVVILGIIAGTLVSVAFGRSISRRMDELVQVAHRVQHGDLSVSIAESQSRDEISVLGKAFAEVVSTFQLFRDEVRALSSAASAGNLNVRGDVSKFQGDYAVIIDGVNETVDAMVVPLQEAMRLCGRYASGDFQARMNPDIHLEGEFIEFRDALNTIGVDLSRALSAVRDHMDIMSGQVNEITEKVNIVTHETGMAHKSIEDVSDGVSQVARIASAVNDLADKSGMNTQQILAAMQDLATTVSSVAAKMEQVSVLTNTAAELSENGKKAAGEAESGMKDIMQASSAINEMNQEISQQMEEIGRIVDIISSIAEETNLLALNAAIEAARAGEAGLGFAVVASEVKELANESQKSAEHIAGIISGLQKKSGAMDAAVKKSLTEIESGNVAVNETLNIFNEIVTSISVINSNMSEVAAASEEQAASVEEVTATVNEFSDMVTQTAKESIGLAAASEESSAAVDQITHMVSQVNSSMEEIHAVTDQAHETVKRIHEEMNQFKV from the coding sequence ATGGTAATGAAAGTAAGACACTGGCTTGACAATGCTACGATAGGGCAGAAGATCATTCTTATCTGCCTAATACTGGTCATCGTTCCGACGATCACCCTCGGGTATGTCGCATATAGTAGTGCTGAAGTCACGATTAAGAATGATATCCGGATGAGTCTTGAGATGCAGACCGCGGATATCACTGAAGAGACGAAGACGGTCTATGACCTGACACAGGTCAAGGTGAACAGTGATCTCAATGTTCTTCGCCAGCTCTTTTACGAAAAAGGAAAACCTTCCATCGTGAATGGGGAGCTCATCCTTGGTTCTTCGTATCGCGTGAATAATAATTTTGAGATAGTTGATGAGGTTCAGGAGCTTCTTGGCGGAGCTGCAACGGTATTCCAGAAGAAAGGAAATCAGGCAATTCGTATCTCAACCAATGTCATCGGTGAGGATGGAAAGCGGGCAGTCGGTACACCCGTCTCTGATGCGGTGTATGATGCGGTCATTAACAAAGGGCAGACCTATTATGGGACTGCAAATGTTGTCGGAAAGAAGTATATTACCGCCTATGAACCCATAAAGGACGCTTCAGGAGATATCATCGGTATCCTCTTTGTGGGAGTTGAAGAGGCCAATACTATCGGGCTTTTACAGGATCAGATCCGGGAGAAGAAGATCGGTGAACATGGGTACATGTATATCCTGGACAGCACCGGAAAACTCCTCCTTCACCCCTCTCTTGAAGGTCAGGATATGACCTCGTATGACTTTGTCAAGAAAATAATTGCAGAAAAGACAGGGTATCAGGAATATCCCTGGCAGGGCACACAAAAGATCGCTGCATATGATTATTTTGAGCCATTTGACTGGATCATTGTTGCCAGCAGCGACCTCTCCGATTTTACCGGTCCACTCGATACCATCCGAAACACTATCATTCTGGTCGTCATTCTTGGTATCATTGCCGGCACTCTGGTATCTGTTGCCTTTGGCCGGTCAATATCCCGCAGAATGGATGAACTGGTCCAGGTTGCCCATCGGGTCCAGCATGGGGATCTCTCGGTGAGCATTGCCGAATCACAGAGCAGGGATGAAATATCTGTATTAGGAAAGGCCTTTGCAGAGGTGGTATCAACCTTCCAGCTCTTCAGGGATGAGGTCAGGGCGCTGAGTTCTGCCGCATCGGCCGGAAACCTGAATGTCAGGGGGGATGTCAGTAAGTTCCAGGGAGATTATGCGGTTATTATTGACGGGGTGAACGAGACAGTTGATGCCATGGTCGTTCCACTGCAGGAAGCTATGCGTCTGTGTGGAAGATATGCTTCCGGGGACTTCCAGGCACGGATGAATCCGGATATACATCTGGAAGGGGAATTCATTGAATTCAGGGATGCCCTGAACACCATCGGCGTGGATCTCTCCCGTGCGCTGTCCGCCGTCCGGGATCATATGGATATCATGTCCGGGCAAGTCAATGAGATCACGGAGAAGGTGAATATCGTCACCCATGAGACCGGCATGGCTCACAAAAGCATCGAAGATGTATCTGATGGAGTCAGCCAGGTTGCACGGATTGCATCCGCCGTCAATGATCTTGCAGATAAGAGTGGCATGAACACCCAGCAGATTCTTGCTGCCATGCAGGACCTTGCCACCACCGTCTCATCAGTTGCAGCAAAGATGGAACAGGTGTCTGTACTTACGAACACCGCAGCAGAACTCTCTGAAAATGGGAAGAAAGCAGCCGGTGAGGCAGAGAGCGGGATGAAGGATATTATGCAGGCATCTTCTGCAATCAATGAGATGAACCAGGAGATCAGCCAGCAGATGGAGGAGATAGGCCGTATCGTGGATATCATCAGTTCCATTGCAGAAGAGACCAACCTCCTGGCCCTCAACGCTGCAATCGAGGCTGCACGGGCCGGAGAAGCCGGTCTTGGGTTTGCTGTTGTGGCATCTGAAGTTAAGGAACTGGCAAACGAATCCCAAAAGTCTGCAGAACATATTGCAGGCATCATATCCGGACTTCAGAAAAAATCAGGGGCCATGGATGCAGCGGTAAAGAAGTCCCTGACCGAGATTGAGAGCGGAAATGTTGCTGTCAATGAAACTCTCAATATCTTTAATGAGATCGTGACTTCCATCTCGGTAATCAACTCCAATATGAGCGAGGTCGCTGCTGCCAGTGAGGAGCAGGCCGCTTCTGTAGAAGAAGTCACGGCAACCGTCAATGAATTCAGTGACATGGTGACCCAGACCGCAAAAGAGTCTATCGGACTTGCCGCTGCCAGTGAAGAGTCATCTGCAGCTGTGGATCAGATTACCCACATGGTCTCCCAGGTAAACTCTTCCATGGAAGAGATCCATGCGGTTACTGATCAGGCCCATGAGACGGTGAAGCGTATCCATGAGGAGATGAACCAGTTTAAGGTCTGA
- a CDS encoding phosphotransferase family protein has protein sequence MTDEINITSLFGAVGDDKAFRDRYGDQIGVGMAAVIYARNGIAAKVFRENQPPHQAFLEAYTMAVINELNIPAPKVYGVETFCNRTVLLMDQVRGISLLDVMLEDRNRIPECMDTVVKLQAALHKVEFSGFLPLKVMQKRMIGASPGLTPDEKEKLLKILDSLPDGNFLCHGDFHGGNILCEGESCMIIDWAEVSCGDPAADACRSYMDYSISGQGFEELYLEKYCAITGRRREDILAWLQVVAGAVYGYLSPEAQKAVRPLF, from the coding sequence ATGACAGATGAAATCAACATTACCTCCCTTTTCGGGGCTGTTGGAGATGATAAAGCGTTCCGTGACCGGTATGGTGATCAGATCGGTGTCGGTATGGCTGCAGTCATCTATGCACGAAATGGAATCGCGGCAAAGGTATTTCGGGAAAATCAACCCCCACATCAGGCTTTTCTGGAAGCATACACCATGGCGGTCATCAATGAACTCAATATCCCCGCTCCCAAGGTCTATGGGGTTGAGACCTTCTGTAACCGGACGGTCCTGCTTATGGATCAGGTTAGGGGAATCTCTCTTTTAGACGTCATGCTTGAAGATCGGAATAGAATACCGGAGTGCATGGATACCGTTGTCAAGCTTCAGGCCGCGTTACATAAAGTAGAGTTTTCAGGGTTTTTGCCGTTGAAAGTGATGCAGAAGAGAATGATTGGGGCAAGTCCGGGTCTGACCCCTGATGAGAAAGAAAAACTTCTTAAGATTCTTGATTCACTCCCTGACGGTAATTTCCTCTGTCATGGTGATTTCCACGGGGGGAATATCCTCTGTGAGGGGGAATCATGTATGATTATCGACTGGGCTGAAGTCTCCTGTGGGGATCCGGCTGCTGATGCATGTCGGAGTTACATGGATTATTCCATCTCCGGTCAGGGATTTGAAGAACTCTATCTTGAGAAGTACTGTGCTATAACGGGCAGAAGGAGGGAGGATATCCTTGCATGGCTTCAGGTCGTTGCCGGTGCTGTATACGGGTATCTCTCACCAGAAGCGCAAAAAGCAGTCCGGCCTTTGTTCTGA